The Isorropodon fossajaponicum endosymbiont JTNG4 genome segment ATAACGCTCTAAACCTAATCTTTTTTGAATTTTTTGTAAACTGCCCAGCCAATAATTGGTAAAGTTATTAAAGCCATTAATCACATCCTGATCAATAAAATCTTGATGCATATTAATCACGTACGCATCCATACTAACAATGATGCGCTCTTGCGTGCTAGCTTGAAGTAAAACCAAATCAGCTTGGGCGGTTTTATCTTTAATACAAGTTGGAATATTTACTGTACCTACATTTGAGCTTTCATCTTCAAAAATTAAATGGGTGTAATGTTGCTTTTTAATCAATTCAATCGCCAATTCATTTTCAAAATTAACTTGGCTAGGTTGGCTTGTTGTGGTATTGCCAAAAGCTGAACCTCGATGATTGGCTAAGCCTTCTAAATCAATTTTTGCCTTAATTTTATTTAAAAATAGCGTCTTACCACAACCCGTTTGTCCACCAATAACTATGGGTGTTGTTGTATTCATAATACGACTACTTTCATCAATCAAAAATCGACGCAAAGCCTTAAAACCCCCTTTAATACGTGGATATTCAATACCAGAAGCTTTAAAAATCCATCTTTGTGTAATTTGTGAACGCAAGCCACTACGAAAACAATAAAGCGCACCATCTGGATTGCTTTTAATAAACTCAAGCCACGTTTTTATTCTGGTTTTTTTAACTTCACCTTGTATTAACTCATGCCCAAGTTTAATAGCCTCTTCTTGTCCTTTATTTTTATGACAAGTACCTACTAATTTTCGCTGCTCATTGCTCATCAAAGGCAAATTTTGTGTGTGTGGGAATGCACCTTGTATAAATTCAACTGGCGCGCGTGTGTCTATTAATGGCGTGTCATTAATAAAAAGTTGGGTAAAGTCTTCTATTTGAGCAAGGCTGCTCATGTCATTTGAATAATCGGTTGATCAGGGTTTGATTTAACAATTTCACCAATTGCTTCCAAGTTAAGATCAGCAGAACGCATAACCTTGTCAAATTGTGCTTGTGCACTATTAGAAACCATAATCAATAAACCACCACTAGTTTGTGGATCACAAATAATTGATCGCATCTCACCATTCATTTGGCTTAAATGATGCCCATAACTTTCAAAGTTACGCTGCGCTCCACCTGGAGAGCAGCCCTTAGCTAGATAGTCTTTAATATTAGGCAGAATGGGTACTTTGCTATAATCAATTTTTGCTGCCACGTTAGAACCTATGCACACTTCAGATAAATGACCACCCAAGCCAAAACCAGTCACATCAGTCATTGCATTGACGCTATCAATTTTTGCAAAATCAGCACCAATATCATTTAACTGACACATGGTTTTAATTGCCTGAATTTCATCTTTCGGTGTAATTTTTTTCTGTTTTTGTGCTGTGGTTAAAATACCGATACCCAAAGGCTTGGTTAAATAAATTTTATCACCTATTCTGGCAGTTGAATTTTCTTTTAAATGCTCGGTCTTCACTCGTCCTGTTACGCACAAACCAAAAATAGGCTCAGGAGAGTCAATACTATGCCCGCCTGCCAATACCATACCAGCAGCATGGCATACGCTTCTACCACCATCAATAACTTGTCGTCCTACCTCTACAGGGAGCTTGTCTAGTGGCCAGCCAAAAACAGCAATAGCCATAATTGGTGTGCCGCCCATTGCATAAATATCACTAATAGCATTAGTAGCAGCGATACGCCCGAAAGTAAAAGCATCATCTACAATTGGCATAAAGAAATCTGTTGTACTAATGATTGCCTCGCCATTACCAAGATCATACACAGCAGCGTCATCATTTGTATCATTACCTACTAAAAGATTGGCATCTTTATACTCACCAAATGAGGATATTAAAATAGCCTCTAATATTTTGGGCGAAATTTTACAACCACAACCTTGTCTATGGCTATATTCAGTAAGTTTAATTGTTTGACTGGATAAGTTCACACCTGAATAATTATACCCTGATTAGGTAAAAATTAGGGTGCAACGCCAAAACAGGTGTATTCTTTGCAAATTAATAGTGCTAGTATTGACGCGTTATACTTGCGTTCATTCTAGTCCAAAGAATGAATTTTAATATTCTTGGTTTAATTTAACAAAGTGTATACAATTTAGCGACTTATTAAGCAGGGGCTATATAGGCAAATAACCTTATGATTTATATGACCAAGCTGTACTTTTTTTCTAATTCTTTATATAATTGTTCTGGTGTTAAATCAGGATGCTCTTCCATGATACGAAAGGCAATAACGTTATCTTCCACCATGCCCCAATTCTTAATATAAGTACCTTCTTTATAGCCATGTTTTTGTCTAAAGGTATTGAGTTGATTTTTAACAAGATAGCGTTTGTAAAGCTCTGGCACATCCATACTCATTGTTGCTAGTGCTTTAAAGAAAAGCGCTGTGATTTCATATAAAGCATTTTGAGATTTATCTACATTAGCGCCACTTGCTGAAGCCACCAGTTTTTCTAAAATCTCTATCACAAGTTCTGGATTTGCCTGCCTTTCTGGCTTTGTATTTTCATAACCCTGAGCAAATTGAGTATCGCCAAAATGAATGGCCTCAGACATAATAAAATGCCAAATATCCACCAACTCAACTTTAGCGTTATCCAAATCATGTGCTGCTTCAATATCTTTCCAATGTTTCCAGTTAAACGAATCAATCGCCTCGGTGGCCTCCATATAAATACAACGCAACCAAGAAATATAACGCCCATCTTTGGTGATGCCACTACTCCACTCAGGGCCATTGGTGTTGTCATTTAATTGCTGTTGCAATTCAAACATTTGCTTAATTTGACTCAAAAATAAACCCTTATAATAATATGAAAAAATATCAAGAATTATAATGCAACACTTGGCAAGTAAAAAATTAATTAATTGTGATTTGGGCGAGTGCTTAACACCCAATCCTGATACACACATTATGCCACTTATTGATATGGCAAATATTGCCTGTGGTGGGCATGCAGGTGATGATAAAAGCATGGTTCAAGCCATTCAACTTGGCGGCCTACGCAAAATAACGCTGCAATTGGTGCACTATACCATGATATGACGCACAAGGAATCTTTGCTAAATACTATGTGTGATGTTATTAAGGCAATTAATCAGAGCTTAAGTCTTGCTTGTACAAGTGGGTAACGAGGCTCATTTTAAGTACATTGAAACAAACACAAAAATTCAATTATTGCATGAGGTGTTTGCTGATCGTGGTTATCATGGTATACATACCATTCCCAGAGGGAAGAAAGGGGCTATTTTGGATAATGTGCATACCATCGTCAAATAATATCAAGATTTTTTAAATAAAAAATCTTTCAAAATAGACACAATTTGCTTCCATAGAGGCTTTAAAAATACTAAAAAATGCATAAAATTATTCTGGCAGGTGAGCATTCCTTATTGATTTATTTTGGTCATAAAATCGATTCTAACTTGCCTAAAAATATTGCAAGTAGCCACGAATTCTATCTTTAATTAACATCTTTAAAAAAAATTGATGAGTTGCGATCTTGATTAAATAAAGCTTGGCGTTTTTGGGGTAAGTCAGCAATTTTCATTTGGATAAAGCCATTTTTAATAAACCAATCTGTGCCGTATTTAGTCAATGCAAAAACCTTGGAAAATTTTTCAGCTTTTGCTTTTTTCATAATCTTGTCAAGTAGTTTTAATGAAAGCCCTATTTTTTGCGCTTTTTTAGACACTGCCAATGAATAAATCTCTCCCACACCCTCTTTACAGTCTTTAAGGCCTGCACAAGCAAGTAATTGATTATTATCTATCAAACAAACAAAATCCCCAAGATTTTCATTGATTTGTGCCTTGGTTCTAGGCAATATTTTACCCTCCTTAACAAAGGGCTTAACTAGGGTAAAAATTTGTTCGGCTTTAATCAAGCTGACGGCTCAAATGTTTAATGAAACGCCTATTTTAGTCTAAAATTTAATCTTTTTATCATGCGAAGAAAAATTATGTGCAACCCAAGAAAATATTCCTCACAAGTTGTTGACGGGTTTGAGCGCGCACCAAGTCGTGCCATGCTTTATCCGGTTGGTTTTACAAAAGAGGACTTTAACAAGCCTCAAGTCGGTATAGCAAGCACTTGGTCAATGGTAACGCCGTGTAATATGCACATTAATAAATTGGCTGACGAGGCATCAAAAGGAGTCAATGCCACAGGTGGCAAAGCCATTATTTTTAACACTATCACTATTTCAGATGGCATTTCTATGGGCTCTGAAGGTATGAAGTACTCTTTAGTCTCACGTGAAGTTATTGCTGATTCAATTGAAACTGTTGTTGGTTGCCAAGGTTTTGACGGTGTGGTTGCGATTGGTGGTTGTGATAAAAATATGCCTGGTTGCGTTATTGGCTTGGCACGTCTTAACCGCCCTAGTATTTTTGTTTATGGCGGCACCATTCAGCCGGGTAAAAATCATACAGATGTGGTGAGTGTTTTTGAAGCAGTTGGCCAATTTTCCAATCGTACAATTAATGCGATTGAACTAGAAAATATTGAAAAAACAGCCATTCCTGGTCCCGGCTCTTGTGGCGGTATGTACACGGCTAACACTATGGCATCAGCAATTGAGGCATTGGGCATGAGTTTACCAAATTCTAGCGCGCAAGATGCTATTTCAGATGATAAAAATAACGACTGCGTTCAAGCTGGACAAGCCGTTCTTAATTTATTAAATAAAGACATTAAACCTCGTGACATCATGACCATGAAAGCATTTGAGAATGCCATTACCATGATTATTGCACTGGGTGGCTCAACTAATGCTGTCTTGCATTTAATTGCTATGGCAAGTGCTGCTGAGGTTAATCTTAAAATTGATGACTTTACTCGTATTGGCAAAAAAGTGCCCGTTATTGCCGACCTTAAACCATCGGGTAAATACATGATGAGTGAATTGGTTGAAATTGGCGGTACATTGCCACTAATGAAAATGCTACTTGATGCAGGACTATTGCACGGAGAGTGCCTAACAGTAACAGGTAAAACTTTAGCTGAAAATTTAGAAAATGTTCAACCATACGCCGATTCCCAAGAAATCATTAGAGCACTAGACAACCCAATAAAAAAAGATTCACACCTTAGAATTTTACGTGGCAATCTTGCAACCGATGGTGCTGTGGCAAAAATCACTGGCAAAGAAGGCTTAAGTTTCAAAGGTAGTGCAAAATGCTTTTCTCGCGAAGAGGATGCACTTGAAGCCATTCTAAATGACCAAATAACAGCAGGTGACGTTATCGTTATTCGTTATGAAGGCCCTGTCGGTGGTCCTGGTATGCGCGAAATGCTTGCCCCTACTTCTGCAGTTATGGGCAAAGGCTTAGGTGGCAAAGTTGCCCTTATTACCGATGGTCGCTTCTCTGGCGGTACACATGGATTTGTAGTCGGTCACATCACCCCTGAAGCCTTTAAAGGTGGTGTACTGGCTGTGGTTGAAGATGGTGATGAAATCTTAATCGATGCAAAAAACAACATTTTAGAACTGTTAGTTGAGCAGGCAATTATCGATAAACGCCTATCTAACTGGAAACAACCCAAGCCAAACTACACCAAAGGGGTATTGGCTAAGTTTGCAAAGCTGGCTAAATCTGCCTCTGAAGGCGCAGTGACTGATTAAGTCGCTTAACTATTCAGTTAGGTTAGGCCGCCGCATTGATGAAAATTGGATAATCATCAATTTATACCCACTTGGGCTTTAATGGGCTTGATGAAACTAGGCTCTAAATTACCGCTTAAAACCCAGTTAATGACGGGTAAAACAATCGGCAATATACTATATCCACTATTAAGTGGATTTAGAAAAATTGCTTTTGTGAATATCTCTAAATGCTTTCCTATCTAAAGGCACCACTTGAATTCAACTTGCAAATGCAACACATTCCATGGGGAATGTGGCTATGAACAACTACCAACACCTAAGCCCTGAAGAACGGGCATTCATTATGATTGAGTACAACCAAGGAAGGTCTATCCGTTATATCAGCTATTTACTCAATCGTTCACCCTCAACCATATCTAGAGAGATAAAACGTAATCTATCTAATACAATAAACAATTATTGTGCCACCACTGCAGCCAAACGTTATCAAGACAAGCGTCAACTCTGTATAAAGCCACAAAAACTAACACCAGACACTTTAATTGTATAATCAAATCAAAGAGTGGCTGGTTCACAAACAATGGTCACCTGAACAAATATCTGGTGCATTAAAGCACTACTATCCAAGTCAAAAAGATATGCAAATTAGTCATGAAACAATTTACGGATACATTTACACTCTCCCCAAAGGTGAGCTTAAAAAAACTCATGATTCATTCATTACGACGAAGTAAATCTAAACGAGGCGTACGAGGTTCAAAGAGTGGCAGCTACAGTACTATAAAGCCAAAAGAGGATCAACTTATTTGCCACCGACCCAAAGACATTAATGAAAGAATGATTGCAGGACATTGGGAAGGTGATTTAATTACAGGCTCTCAAAACAAACCTTGTGTCGGCACCTTGGTTGAAAGAAAAACTGGTTATTTAATACTGAATAAAATGAAAAGTAAGTCAGCTTTTGATGTACGTCAAGGGTTTGAACAAAAAATGAAAGCGATACCTGAATTCTTACGCCTGTCTATGACCTATGACAGAGGCTCTGAAATGGCACAACACTCTATCTTATCTGATAATTTAAAGATTGATGTTTACTTTGCTGATCCACATGCACCATGGCAAAAAGGGGGTCTAATGAGAATACTAACGGTTTAATCCGTCAATACTTGCCAAAGGGAGTAGATTTATCTCCTTGTAGCCAGAAAGATTTGGATGAAATTGCTTGGTTGCTCAACACTAGACCTAGAAAAAGATTTGACTTTAAAACACCACAGGATATGATGCATAGAGTTTTAACTGAAAAATACT includes the following:
- the mnmH gene encoding tRNA 2-selenouridine(34) synthase MnmH, yielding MSSLAQIEDFTQLFINDTPLIDTRAPVEFIQGAFPHTQNLPLMSNEQRKLVGTCHKNKGQEEAIKLGHELIQGEVKKTRIKTWLEFIKSNPDGALYCFRSGLRSQITQRWIFKASGIEYPRIKGGFKALRRFLIDESSRIMNTTTPIVIGGQTGCGKTLFLNKIKAKIDLEGLANHRGSAFGNTTTSQPSQVNFENELAIELIKKQHYTHLIFEDESSNVGTVNIPTCIKDKTAQADLVLLQASTQERIIVSMDAYVINMHQDFIDQDVINGFNNFTNYWLGSLQKIQKRLGLERYKVMHKMIISALSQYQTKHQFDGFYPVIESLLIDYYDPMYDYQIKKTHKRIVFKGNAGEVLEYLNTRLIS
- the selD gene encoding selenide, water dikinase SelD — encoded protein: MNLSSQTIKLTEYSHRQGCGCKISPKILEAILISSFGEYKDANLLVGNDTNDDAAVYDLGNGEAIISTTDFFMPIVDDAFTFGRIAATNAISDIYAMGGTPIMAIAVFGWPLDKLPVEVGRQVIDGGRSVCHAAGMVLAGGHSIDSPEPIFGLCVTGRVKTEHLKENSTARIGDKIYLTKPLGIGILTTAQKQKKITPKDEIQAIKTMCQLNDIGADFAKIDSVNAMTDVTGFGLGGHLSEVCIGSNVAAKIDYSKVPILPNIKDYLAKGCSPGGAQRNFESYGHHLSQMNGEMRSIICDPQTSGGLLIMVSNSAQAQFDKVMRSADLNLEAIGEIVKSNPDQPIIQMT
- a CDS encoding dUTP diphosphatase, with amino-acid sequence MSQIKQMFELQQQLNDNTNGPEWSSGITKDGRYISWLRCIYMEATEAIDSFNWKHWKDIEAAHDLDNAKVELVDIWHFIMSEAIHFGDTQFAQGYENTKPERQANPELVIEILEKLVASASGANVDKSQNALYEITALFFKALATMSMDVPELYKRYLVKNQLNTFRQKHGYKEGTYIKNWGMVEDNVIAFRIMEEHPDLTPEQLYKELEKKYSLVI
- a CDS encoding LamB/YcsF family protein, which codes for MASKKLINCDLGECLTPNPDTHIMPLIDMANIACGGHAGDDKSMVQAIQLGGLRKITLQLVHYTMI
- a CDS encoding GNAT family N-acetyltransferase; amino-acid sequence: MIKAEQIFTLVKPFVKEGKILPRTKAQINENLGDFVCLIDNNQLLACAGLKDCKEGVGEIYSLAVSKKAQKIGLSLKLLDKIMKKAKAEKFSKVFALTKYGTDWFIKNGFIQMKIADLPQKRQALFNQDRNSSIFFKDVN
- the ilvD gene encoding dihydroxy-acid dehydratase — protein: MCNPRKYSSQVVDGFERAPSRAMLYPVGFTKEDFNKPQVGIASTWSMVTPCNMHINKLADEASKGVNATGGKAIIFNTITISDGISMGSEGMKYSLVSREVIADSIETVVGCQGFDGVVAIGGCDKNMPGCVIGLARLNRPSIFVYGGTIQPGKNHTDVVSVFEAVGQFSNRTINAIELENIEKTAIPGPGSCGGMYTANTMASAIEALGMSLPNSSAQDAISDDKNNDCVQAGQAVLNLLNKDIKPRDIMTMKAFENAITMIIALGGSTNAVLHLIAMASAAEVNLKIDDFTRIGKKVPVIADLKPSGKYMMSELVEIGGTLPLMKMLLDAGLLHGECLTVTGKTLAENLENVQPYADSQEIIRALDNPIKKDSHLRILRGNLATDGAVAKITGKEGLSFKGSAKCFSREEDALEAILNDQITAGDVIVIRYEGPVGGPGMREMLAPTSAVMGKGLGGKVALITDGRFSGGTHGFVVGHITPEAFKGGVLAVVEDGDEILIDAKNNILELLVEQAIIDKRLSNWKQPKPNYTKGVLAKFAKLAKSASEGAVTD